The proteins below come from a single Deinococcus depolymerans genomic window:
- the fabF gene encoding beta-ketoacyl-ACP synthase II — translation MSVTGLKRVVITGLGPVTPIGVGAQAYAQAQRAGKSGISTITHFDPADTASRIAGEVNDDLSPFVDPREARKLDRYVQLALAAAALAVQDSGLTEEELRGEGTGTIVGSGIGGVKTFEDQAGVLHSRGPGRISPMFIPMMIANMATGHVAMRYGATGPSSTVVTACATGTGAIGDAARYIQLGLADTMIAGGSEAAITPIAIGGFSNMKALSTRNDDPQRASRPFSATRDGFVLGEGAGVVILEEYEKAVARGATIYAEIVGYGTSADAHHITTPAPEGRGAQVAMRMALKTAGVNPEQVGYINAHGTSTHFNDLHETQGIKHVFGDHAHKLAVSSTKSMTGHLLGAAGAIEAIAVAQALRDGILPPTINLTDPDPELDLDYIPEGAREVQVEYALSNSFAFGGQNAALLFKRA, via the coding sequence GTGAGCGTCACAGGGTTGAAACGGGTTGTTATCACGGGCCTCGGGCCGGTCACGCCGATCGGCGTGGGCGCGCAGGCCTACGCGCAGGCGCAACGCGCCGGAAAGAGCGGCATCAGCACCATCACGCACTTCGACCCGGCCGATACCGCCAGCCGGATCGCGGGGGAAGTCAACGACGACCTGTCGCCCTTCGTTGATCCCCGCGAGGCCCGCAAACTCGACCGCTACGTGCAACTCGCGCTGGCCGCCGCCGCACTGGCCGTGCAGGACAGCGGCCTGACCGAGGAGGAGCTGCGCGGCGAGGGTACCGGCACCATCGTCGGCAGCGGCATCGGCGGCGTGAAGACCTTCGAGGATCAGGCGGGCGTGCTGCACTCGCGCGGACCGGGGCGCATCAGCCCCATGTTCATTCCCATGATGATCGCCAACATGGCCACCGGGCACGTCGCCATGCGTTACGGCGCGACCGGCCCCAGCAGCACGGTTGTGACTGCCTGCGCCACCGGCACCGGTGCCATCGGTGACGCCGCCCGGTACATCCAGCTGGGCCTCGCGGACACCATGATCGCCGGGGGCAGCGAGGCCGCCATCACGCCCATCGCCATCGGCGGGTTCTCGAACATGAAGGCCCTGTCCACCCGCAACGACGACCCCCAGCGGGCCAGTCGCCCGTTCAGCGCCACCCGCGACGGTTTCGTGCTCGGCGAGGGTGCGGGCGTCGTGATCCTCGAGGAGTACGAGAAGGCCGTGGCGCGCGGCGCGACCATCTACGCCGAGATCGTCGGGTACGGCACCAGCGCCGACGCGCACCACATCACCACGCCCGCCCCCGAGGGACGCGGCGCGCAGGTCGCCATGCGCATGGCCCTGAAGACCGCCGGCGTGAACCCCGAGCAGGTCGGGTACATCAACGCGCACGGCACCAGCACGCACTTCAACGACCTGCACGAGACGCAGGGCATCAAGCACGTGTTCGGTGACCACGCGCACAAGCTGGCCGTCAGTTCCACCAAGAGCATGACCGGTCACCTGCTCGGCGCGGCCGGCGCCATCGAGGCCATCGCCGTCGCCCAGGCGCTGCGGGACGGCATCCTGCCGCCCACCATCAACCTGACCGACCCCGACCCGGAACTCGACCTCGACTACATCCCGGAAGGTGCCCGCGAGGTGCAGGTCGAGTACGCGCTGAGCAACTCCTTCGCGTTCGGCGGGCAGAACGCCGCGCTGCTGTTCAAACGCGCCTGA
- the acpP gene encoding acyl carrier protein, whose protein sequence is MATFDDVKDVIVDKLGVDGDKVVPEARFVEDLGADSLETVELIMGLEDKFGITISDEDAETIRTVQAAVDYIESKQ, encoded by the coding sequence ATGGCAACTTTTGATGATGTGAAAGACGTGATCGTTGACAAGCTCGGCGTGGACGGCGACAAGGTGGTCCCCGAGGCCCGCTTCGTGGAAGACCTGGGCGCCGACAGCCTCGAAACCGTGGAACTGATCATGGGTCTCGAAGACAAGTTCGGCATCACCATCAGCGATGAAGATGCCGAAACGATCCGCACGGTCCAGGCCGCCGTGGATTACATCGAGAGCAAGCAGTAA
- the fabG gene encoding 3-oxoacyl-[acyl-carrier-protein] reductase: protein MTETPRKVALITGSSRGLGRAMALKLAQDGFDVAVHYGRNADEARKVADEAREAGVRAEVFGADLTVPANAGTLVETVIKDMGRLDVLVNNAGITRDTLAIRMKDEDWDAVIQTNLSSAFIACRAAIKHMMRARSGRIINIASVVGLTGNPGQANYVASKAGLIGLSKALAKEYGGRGITVNAVAPGFIESDMTAQLPENVQQGYLGSIPLARFGQPQEVAAVVAFLASDAAGYVTGQTIGVDGGLNPH, encoded by the coding sequence ATGACCGAAACCCCCCGTAAAGTCGCCCTGATCACCGGCAGCAGCCGTGGCCTGGGCCGCGCCATGGCCCTCAAACTCGCGCAGGACGGCTTCGATGTCGCCGTTCACTACGGCCGGAACGCCGACGAGGCCCGCAAGGTCGCCGACGAGGCCAGAGAGGCCGGCGTGCGCGCCGAGGTGTTCGGCGCCGACCTGACCGTGCCCGCCAACGCCGGGACGCTCGTCGAGACCGTCATCAAGGACATGGGCCGCCTGGACGTCCTCGTGAACAATGCCGGGATCACCCGCGACACCCTCGCCATCCGCATGAAGGACGAGGACTGGGACGCCGTCATCCAGACGAACCTGTCGAGCGCTTTCATCGCCTGCCGCGCCGCGATCAAGCACATGATGCGCGCCCGCTCGGGCCGGATCATCAACATCGCCAGCGTGGTCGGCCTGACCGGCAACCCCGGGCAGGCGAACTACGTGGCCAGCAAGGCCGGCCTGATCGGCCTGAGCAAGGCCCTCGCCAAGGAGTACGGCGGGCGCGGCATCACCGTGAACGCCGTCGCGCCCGGCTTCATCGAGAGCGACATGACCGCGCAGCTCCCGGAGAACGTGCAGCAGGGCTACCTGGGCAGCATTCCGCTGGCGCGTTTCGGGCAGCCGCAGGAGGTCGCGGCGGTCGTGGCGTTCCTCGCCAGTGACGCCGCCGGGTACGTGACCGGGCAGACCATCGGCGTGGACGGCGGCCTGAACCCCCACTGA
- the fabD gene encoding ACP S-malonyltransferase, translated as MKIAALFPGQGSHSVGMGTDLTAAFPEAAEVYTQVEHVLPGLRALIESGPLDDLTLTANQQPALVAASVAAYRAWRARTGLTPAFAAGHSLGEYSALVAADALSLGDALRLTRRRGELMQAAVPVGAGAMSAVMGDPAVVQEVCAATDGVQPANFNAPTQTVISGTKQGVDAANAALKARGLKAIPLKVSAPFHCPLMAPAASGLAPDLQTTAFAPPAFPVYANVTAQPNTDPTALPGLLTEQITGAVRWVETIQALAAAGADVFIEFGPGTVLTGLVRRILPDARTINVGTAAQVQDFTL; from the coding sequence ATGAAGATCGCCGCGCTGTTCCCCGGCCAGGGCAGCCACAGCGTCGGCATGGGGACCGACCTGACCGCCGCGTTCCCCGAGGCCGCCGAGGTGTACACCCAGGTCGAGCACGTCCTGCCCGGCCTGCGCGCCCTGATCGAGTCCGGCCCACTGGACGACCTGACCCTGACCGCCAACCAGCAGCCCGCGCTGGTGGCTGCCAGCGTCGCCGCGTACCGCGCGTGGCGCGCCCGGACCGGCCTGACCCCCGCCTTCGCCGCCGGGCACTCGCTGGGCGAGTACTCCGCGCTGGTCGCCGCCGACGCCCTGAGCCTCGGGGACGCGCTGCGCCTGACCCGCCGGCGCGGCGAACTGATGCAGGCCGCCGTGCCCGTCGGAGCCGGAGCCATGAGCGCCGTCATGGGCGACCCGGCCGTCGTCCAGGAGGTCTGCGCCGCCACCGACGGCGTGCAGCCCGCCAACTTCAACGCGCCCACCCAGACCGTCATCAGCGGCACGAAACAGGGCGTGGACGCCGCGAACGCCGCCCTCAAGGCACGCGGCCTGAAAGCCATCCCGCTGAAGGTCAGCGCGCCCTTCCACTGCCCCCTGATGGCCCCGGCCGCCAGCGGCCTCGCCCCGGACCTGCAGACGACCGCGTTCGCACCGCCCGCCTTCCCCGTGTACGCGAACGTGACCGCCCAGCCGAACACCGATCCCACCGCCCTGCCGGGCCTGCTGACCGAACAGATCACCGGTGCCGTGCGCTGGGTCGAGACCATCCAGGCCCTCGCGGCGGCCGGCGCGGACGTGTTCATCGAGTTCGGTCCCGGTACCGTCCTGACCGGCCTCGTCAGGCGCATCCTGCCCGACGCCCGCACCATCAACGTCGGCACGGCCGCGCAGGTGCAGGACTTCACGCTGTAA
- a CDS encoding beta-ketoacyl-ACP synthase III: MSDPTARPSLGITALGMYVPDRVVPNAEFETRMDTNADWIESRTGIRERRFAAPDQFTSDLGVLAVRDMLRRDPQALQGVDAVICATVSPDALMPSTAALIGMQVGLVGAAAFDLSTACSGFVYGLSVAQGLIMSGAARRVLVVGAEALSKIVDQDDRNTAILFGDGAGAAVVGPVPAGYGFQEFVMGADGNGGSSLYLRCVAPRLPGGFDMGDSVGMNGREVFKFAVRVLGESGTQVLAKSGLTSADVHWVIPHQANVRIIEAAMDRFGLPMERAVVNLDRYGNTSSATVPMALHEAVQDGRVQDGQQLLLIAFGGGLSWVAGTMKWWGGAPSLTAESQAEVSA, translated from the coding sequence ATGAGTGACCCCACCGCCCGCCCCAGCCTCGGCATCACCGCGCTGGGCATGTACGTCCCGGACCGCGTGGTGCCGAACGCGGAATTCGAGACCCGCATGGACACCAACGCCGACTGGATCGAGTCCCGCACCGGCATCCGCGAACGCCGCTTCGCCGCGCCCGACCAGTTCACCTCCGACCTGGGCGTGCTGGCGGTCCGGGACATGCTGCGGCGCGACCCGCAGGCCCTCCAGGGCGTGGACGCCGTCATCTGCGCCACCGTCAGCCCCGACGCCCTGATGCCGTCCACCGCCGCCCTGATCGGCATGCAGGTCGGCCTGGTCGGCGCGGCCGCCTTCGACCTGAGTACCGCGTGCAGCGGCTTCGTGTACGGCCTGAGCGTCGCCCAGGGCCTGATCATGAGCGGCGCGGCCCGCCGGGTCCTCGTCGTGGGTGCCGAGGCCCTCAGCAAGATCGTGGACCAGGACGACCGCAACACCGCCATCCTGTTCGGGGACGGCGCGGGCGCGGCCGTGGTCGGCCCGGTCCCCGCCGGGTACGGATTCCAGGAATTCGTGATGGGCGCCGACGGGAACGGCGGGTCCAGCCTGTACCTGCGCTGCGTCGCGCCCCGCCTGCCCGGCGGCTTCGACATGGGAGACTCGGTCGGCATGAACGGCCGCGAGGTCTTCAAGTTCGCGGTGCGCGTGCTCGGCGAGAGCGGCACCCAGGTCCTCGCCAAGAGCGGCCTGACCAGCGCCGACGTCCACTGGGTCATCCCGCACCAGGCGAACGTGCGGATCATCGAGGCGGCCATGGACCGCTTCGGACTGCCCATGGAACGCGCCGTCGTGAACCTCGACCGCTACGGCAACACCAGTTCCGCGACCGTGCCCATGGCCCTGCATGAAGCCGTGCAGGACGGCCGCGTGCAGGACGGCCAGCAACTGCTGCTGATCGCCTTCGGCGGCGGCCTGAGCTGGGTGGCGGGCACCATGAAATGGTGGGGCGGCGCGCCCAGCCTGACAGCCGAAAGCCAGGCAGAGGTGAGCGCATGA
- a CDS encoding ATP-binding protein produces MLNPSEEFDLAQGLFAGGGEMARRMLTLDWSRTTLGPPHQWPQSLKTAVRIMLTSRFAMWMAWGPDLTFFCNDAYLPTLGVKGSWALGARSDVVWAEIWKDIGPRISQVLSEGHATWDEGLLLFLERSGYTEETYHTFSYSPLADDTGAVTGMLCVVTEESERVVGERRLRVLGSLSSRLNGARTTDEVFRALRDGLQDEPQDLPFALAYLPAEGREAADRGELRCALRFGVGADHPLAPEELGLQDPGPWAVAPVLSGAVPAQLQDLQGLPDVPRGPWDRPPLRSLTLPIIQPGMTLPAGVLIVGLNPYRPLDDAYRSFLDLCVTQLASALTSVTAYEQERQRAEALAQLDRAKTAFFANASHELRTPLTLMLGPLEDLLTGEQGELSAQQQQTLSMAHRNSLRLLRLVNSLLDFSRLEAGRAQARFVPTDFVALNADLTSSFRSAMNRAGLDFRVELESLPAPVYVDLDLWEKVLLNLLSNAFKFTLQGEVAVTLRAEDRHVVLTVQDTGVGVPPAEVGRLFERFHRVEGQRGRSFEGSGIGLALVREIVLLHGGTIEASSEEGTGTTFTLRLPFGAAHLPPDRVAAPAEEQPSTQGALPFVEEALRWLPSAPAALTEPEPDGTAPHTERRQVLIVDDNADLREYLQRLLDPHHDVQVARDGLEALDLIRRRLPDLMITDVMMPRLDGLGLLTAVRASPATRDVPVIMLSARAGEEARVQGLQSGADDYLVKPFSARELLAKVNANLKLSQLRREALEREQAYSAELEARVEARTRELREALDHSERQTLELNTVLNSMPDAVYVGDLNGIQRANRPALDIVGFESMEQLRRSVIDLSVQLQNRDLETGVPLPPEQTPFVKALRGEAVRQDVLLRHMRTGEDRVVRVAAAPLRRDDQVFGAVAVVSDITEQVALQRDILRTNQELSRSNAELERFAYIASHDLQEPIRTVSSYAGLLAYRYGDRLDDRAELYLKTVQKGAERMQTLVNDLLVFSRLNAERPLPAPVPLREVVQEAMARLDAALSDADAQVDVGDLPVVLGAAPRLAQLFQNLLGNALKFRAPDRAPRVSIHARPEGSAWRVTVQDNGIGIAPEYHERIFEMFQRLHIRDQFEGSGLGLAICEKIVAQHGGRLWVTSEVGQGAAFHLTLPAAFDDGGR; encoded by the coding sequence ATGTTGAATCCTTCCGAAGAGTTTGACCTCGCCCAGGGCCTGTTCGCGGGGGGTGGAGAGATGGCGCGGCGGATGCTGACGCTGGACTGGTCTCGCACCACCCTGGGACCGCCGCACCAGTGGCCGCAGAGCCTGAAAACCGCCGTGCGGATCATGCTGACCTCGCGCTTCGCGATGTGGATGGCCTGGGGTCCGGACCTGACCTTCTTCTGCAACGACGCCTACCTGCCGACGCTGGGCGTGAAGGGATCGTGGGCGCTGGGAGCCCGCTCGGACGTGGTGTGGGCCGAGATCTGGAAGGACATCGGCCCGCGCATCTCGCAGGTGCTCTCCGAAGGGCACGCCACCTGGGACGAGGGCCTGCTGCTGTTCCTGGAACGCAGCGGGTACACCGAGGAGACCTACCATACCTTCTCGTACTCCCCGCTGGCCGACGACACCGGCGCCGTGACCGGCATGCTGTGCGTGGTGACCGAGGAGAGCGAACGGGTCGTGGGCGAGCGGCGGCTGCGGGTGCTGGGAAGTCTGTCGTCCCGCCTGAACGGGGCGCGCACCACCGACGAGGTGTTCCGCGCGCTGCGTGACGGACTGCAGGATGAGCCGCAGGACCTGCCGTTCGCGCTGGCGTACCTGCCGGCAGAGGGACGCGAGGCCGCCGACCGGGGCGAGCTGCGCTGCGCGCTGCGGTTCGGCGTGGGGGCCGACCACCCGCTGGCCCCCGAGGAACTCGGCCTGCAGGACCCGGGGCCGTGGGCGGTGGCGCCGGTCCTGTCCGGCGCCGTGCCGGCGCAGCTGCAGGACCTGCAGGGGCTCCCGGACGTTCCGCGCGGCCCGTGGGACCGCCCGCCGCTGCGTAGCCTGACCCTGCCGATCATTCAGCCGGGCATGACCCTGCCGGCCGGGGTGCTGATCGTAGGCCTGAACCCCTACCGGCCGCTGGACGACGCCTACCGCAGTTTCCTGGACCTGTGCGTGACGCAGCTGGCGTCCGCGCTGACCAGCGTGACCGCCTACGAGCAGGAGCGGCAGCGGGCCGAGGCGCTGGCGCAGCTGGACCGGGCCAAGACGGCCTTCTTCGCGAACGCCAGCCATGAACTGCGCACGCCGCTGACCCTGATGCTGGGGCCGCTGGAGGACCTGCTGACCGGTGAGCAGGGCGAACTGAGCGCGCAGCAGCAGCAGACGCTGAGCATGGCGCACCGCAACAGCCTGCGCCTGCTGCGGCTGGTCAACAGCCTGCTGGACTTCTCGCGGCTGGAGGCGGGCCGGGCGCAGGCGCGGTTCGTGCCGACGGACTTCGTGGCCCTGAACGCGGACCTGACCAGCAGCTTCCGGTCCGCGATGAACCGTGCGGGCCTGGACTTCCGGGTGGAACTGGAGTCGCTGCCCGCCCCGGTGTACGTGGACCTGGACCTGTGGGAGAAGGTGCTGCTGAACCTGCTGTCGAACGCCTTCAAGTTCACCCTGCAGGGCGAGGTGGCCGTGACGCTGCGCGCCGAGGACCGTCACGTGGTCCTGACCGTGCAGGACACCGGCGTGGGCGTGCCTCCCGCGGAGGTCGGGCGTCTGTTCGAACGGTTCCACCGGGTCGAGGGTCAGCGCGGCCGGTCCTTCGAGGGCAGCGGGATCGGGCTGGCGCTGGTGCGCGAGATCGTGCTGCTGCACGGCGGGACCATCGAGGCCAGCAGCGAGGAGGGGACCGGGACGACCTTCACGCTGCGCCTTCCTTTCGGCGCGGCCCACCTGCCGCCGGACCGGGTCGCGGCGCCCGCCGAGGAGCAACCCAGCACGCAGGGCGCCCTGCCCTTCGTGGAGGAGGCGCTCCGCTGGTTGCCCAGCGCGCCCGCCGCCCTGACCGAGCCGGAACCGGACGGCACGGCGCCGCACACCGAGCGGCGGCAGGTGCTGATCGTGGATGACAACGCCGACCTGCGCGAGTACCTGCAGCGGCTCCTTGATCCTCACCACGACGTTCAGGTGGCCCGGGACGGACTCGAGGCGCTGGACCTGATCCGCCGCCGCCTGCCGGACCTGATGATCACGGACGTCATGATGCCCCGCCTGGACGGGCTGGGGCTGCTGACGGCGGTGCGGGCGTCGCCGGCCACCCGCGACGTGCCGGTGATCATGCTCTCGGCGCGGGCAGGGGAGGAAGCGCGGGTGCAGGGACTGCAGTCCGGCGCGGACGATTACCTGGTCAAGCCTTTCAGCGCGCGGGAACTGCTGGCGAAGGTGAACGCGAACCTGAAGCTCTCGCAGCTGCGGCGCGAGGCGCTGGAGCGCGAGCAGGCCTACTCCGCCGAGCTGGAGGCCCGGGTCGAGGCGCGTACCCGCGAACTGCGGGAGGCGCTGGACCACAGCGAACGCCAGACGCTGGAACTGAACACCGTCCTGAACAGCATGCCGGACGCGGTGTACGTGGGGGACCTGAACGGCATCCAGCGCGCCAACCGCCCGGCGCTGGACATCGTGGGCTTCGAGAGCATGGAGCAGCTGCGGCGTTCGGTGATCGACCTGAGCGTGCAGCTGCAGAACCGGGATCTGGAGACCGGCGTGCCGCTACCGCCGGAGCAGACGCCGTTCGTGAAGGCGCTGCGCGGCGAGGCGGTGCGGCAGGACGTGCTGCTGCGGCACATGCGGACCGGCGAGGACCGCGTGGTGCGGGTTGCGGCGGCCCCGTTGCGCCGTGACGATCAGGTGTTCGGGGCGGTAGCGGTGGTGTCGGACATCACCGAGCAGGTGGCGTTGCAGCGCGACATTCTGCGCACCAATCAGGAACTGTCACGCAGCAACGCCGAACTCGAGCGCTTCGCGTACATTGCCAGTCACGACCTGCAGGAGCCGATCCGGACGGTGAGTTCCTACGCGGGCCTGCTGGCCTACCGTTACGGGGACCGCCTGGACGACCGCGCCGAACTGTACCTCAAGACCGTGCAGAAGGGCGCCGAGCGGATGCAGACCCTGGTGAACGACCTGCTGGTGTTCTCGCGTCTGAATGCCGAGCGGCCGCTGCCGGCGCCGGTGCCGCTGCGCGAGGTGGTGCAGGAGGCGATGGCGCGGCTGGACGCGGCGCTGTCCGACGCGGACGCGCAGGTGGACGTGGGGGACCTGCCGGTGGTGCTGGGGGCCGCGCCGAGGCTGGCGCAGCTGTTCCAGAACCTGCTCGGGAACGCGCTGAAGTTCCGGGCGCCGGACCGCGCGCCGCGGGTGTCCATCCATGCCCGCCCGGAGGGGTCGGCGTGGCGCGTGACCGTGCAGGACAACGGGATCGGGATCGCGCCGGAGTACCACGAGCGGATCTTCGAGATGTTCCAGCGGCTGCACATCCGTGACCAGTTCGAGGGGAGCGGGCTGGGCCTGGCGATCTGCGAGAAGATCGTCGCGCAGCACGGGGGCCGGTTGTGGGTGACGTCCGAGGTGGGTCAGGGAGCGGCGTTTCACCTGACGCTGCCGGCGGCGTTCGACGACGGGGGCCGCTGA
- the tig gene encoding trigger factor → MAELISREGNKVEFKVSVPAAEVNRAYDQVWAGLARDVRVPGFRPGKAPRKVIEGRVGKGYVEQEVRDRLLQTHYTQAARELKLSLVDANIDPQPLQSGQSFEFTVKGETYPDVKLGDWSGLNLTAAAPEITDEVLERTLSDLQERNATFDDADRAIEASDQVTIEEQGEDGGTYPVYLDVAEAHVRDALLGKNKGDTVEITVPAHQHGDHEHAEHTVTVKIVDVKTKKLQALDDEFAKSLNFDSLERLRTDLKAELERRAQQEGEAGRREEFINHLVEGMQADIPQALLDRRREAMQEEIQDDLGRQGVKWSEYEAFMKEQGKLDEFMADLGKNAETRVKRDLALEKLAEDLKVEVSDAEFNQTMMALAQANGLSPADLSKQLGPNGINSYYVSLTREKALQQAIAQLSQGSAASSEEGSAEGQAESDAE, encoded by the coding sequence ATGGCAGAGCTGATCAGCAGAGAAGGCAACAAGGTGGAATTCAAGGTGTCGGTGCCCGCCGCCGAAGTGAACCGCGCATACGACCAGGTGTGGGCCGGACTGGCGCGCGACGTGCGCGTGCCCGGATTCCGCCCCGGCAAGGCGCCCCGCAAGGTCATCGAGGGCCGCGTCGGGAAGGGGTACGTCGAGCAGGAAGTGCGCGACCGTCTGCTGCAGACCCACTACACCCAGGCCGCCCGTGAACTGAAACTCAGCCTCGTGGATGCCAACATCGACCCCCAGCCGCTGCAGAGCGGTCAGTCCTTCGAGTTCACCGTGAAGGGCGAGACGTACCCCGACGTGAAGCTCGGTGACTGGAGCGGCCTGAACCTGACCGCCGCCGCCCCCGAGATCACCGACGAGGTCCTGGAACGCACCCTGAGCGACCTGCAGGAACGCAACGCGACCTTCGACGACGCCGACCGCGCCATCGAGGCCAGCGACCAGGTGACCATCGAGGAGCAGGGCGAGGACGGCGGCACCTACCCCGTGTACCTCGACGTGGCCGAAGCGCACGTGCGCGACGCGCTGCTGGGCAAGAACAAAGGCGACACCGTGGAGATCACCGTGCCCGCCCACCAGCACGGCGACCACGAGCACGCCGAGCACACCGTCACCGTGAAGATCGTGGACGTGAAGACCAAGAAGCTGCAGGCGCTGGACGACGAGTTCGCCAAGAGCCTGAACTTCGACTCGCTGGAGCGCCTGCGCACCGACCTGAAGGCCGAACTGGAGCGCCGCGCGCAGCAGGAAGGCGAGGCCGGCCGCCGCGAGGAATTCATCAACCACCTCGTTGAGGGCATGCAGGCCGACATTCCGCAGGCGCTGCTGGACCGCCGCCGCGAGGCCATGCAGGAAGAGATTCAGGACGACCTGGGCCGCCAGGGCGTCAAGTGGAGCGAGTACGAGGCCTTCATGAAGGAGCAGGGCAAGCTCGACGAGTTCATGGCCGATCTGGGCAAGAACGCCGAGACCCGCGTGAAGCGTGACCTGGCCCTGGAGAAACTGGCCGAGGACCTGAAGGTCGAGGTCAGCGACGCCGAGTTCAACCAGACCATGATGGCCCTCGCCCAGGCGAACGGCCTGAGCCCCGCCGACCTGAGCAAGCAGCTCGGGCCGAACGGCATCAACTCCTACTACGTCAGCCTGACGCGCGAGAAGGCGCTGCAGCAGGCCATCGCGCAGCTGTCCCAGGGCAGCGCCGCCAGCAGCGAAGAGGGCAGCGCCGAGGGCCAAGCCGAGAGCGACGCCGAGTAA
- a CDS encoding cytochrome c: MSAVNDPHGDWFTPGQVAGFVGLLVLGTALGVGSYGVGHRLAGTGSGAVVAAASAATPDGRVLYAGNCAGCHGTKAEGAVGPALKVVGAWNAADFRHAVLDGKTPEGRTLGVVMPRFATTGLDGAPPTDAQLAAIQAYVRTLQ; the protein is encoded by the coding sequence GTGAGCGCCGTGAACGACCCGCACGGGGACTGGTTCACGCCGGGGCAGGTCGCGGGCTTCGTGGGCCTGCTGGTGCTGGGCACGGCGCTGGGCGTCGGCTCGTACGGGGTCGGGCACCGCCTGGCGGGCACGGGCAGCGGCGCGGTCGTCGCGGCGGCCAGCGCCGCCACCCCGGACGGCCGGGTCCTGTACGCCGGGAACTGCGCCGGCTGCCACGGCACGAAAGCCGAGGGCGCGGTCGGCCCCGCCCTGAAGGTGGTGGGCGCCTGGAACGCCGCCGACTTCCGGCACGCGGTGCTGGACGGGAAGACCCCAGAAGGCCGCACGCTGGGCGTCGTGATGCCCCGCTTCGCCACCACCGGCCTGGACGGCGCGCCCCCCACCGACGCGCAGCTGGCGGCCATCCAGGCGTACGTCAGGACCCTCCAGTGA